A genomic window from Phoenix dactylifera cultivar Barhee BC4 chromosome 7, palm_55x_up_171113_PBpolish2nd_filt_p, whole genome shotgun sequence includes:
- the LOC120111376 gene encoding chalcone synthase 3-like, giving the protein MSTTVEEIRKAQRAEGPATVLAIGTANPANVVYQADYPDYYFRITNSEHLADLKEKFKRMCDKSMIRKRYMHVTEEILKENPNMCAYMAPSLDARQDLVVVEVPKLGKEAAAKAIKEWGQPKSRITHLIFCTTSGVDMPGADYQLTKLLGLRPSVNRFMMYQQGCFAGGTVLRLAKDLAENNRGARVLVVCSEITAVTFRGPSESHLDSLVGQALFGDGAAALIVGADPDLAIERPLFQLISASQTILPDSEGAIDGHLREVGLTFHLLKDVPGLISKNIEKSLVQALGPTGIDDWNSVFWVAHPGGPAILDQVEEKVGLKKEKMRATREVLKEYGNMSSACVLFILDEMRRRSAEEGLATTGEGLDWGVLFGFGPGLTVETVVLHSMPIASR; this is encoded by the exons ATGTCGACGACCGTGGAGGAGATCCGTAAGGCTCAGAGGGCTGAGGGACCGGCGACGGTGCTCGCCATCGGCACCGCCAACCCTGCTAATGTCGTGTACCAGGCCGACTACCCTGATTACTATTTTCGAATCACCAACAGCGAGCATCTCGCCGACCTCAAGGAGAAATTTAAGAGAATGT GTGACAAGTCAATGATCCGCAAGCGCTACATGCACGTAACCGAGGAGATCCTCAAAGAGAACCCCAACATGTGTGCATACATGGCTCCATCACTGGATGCCCGGCAGGACCTGGTGGTCGTCGAGGTCCCGAAGCTCGGCAAGGAGGCGGCCGCCAAGGCCATCAAGGAGTGGGGCCAGCCCAAGTCCCGGATCACCCACCTCATCTTTTGCACCACCAGCGGCGTCGACATGCCCGGGGCCGACTACCAGCTCACCAAGCTGCTCGGCCTTCGCCCCTCCGTCAACCGCTTCATGATGTACCAGCAGGGCTGCTTTGCCGGTGGCACCGTGCTCCGCCTCGCAAAGGACCTTGCCGAGAACAACCGCGGCGCTCGTGTTCTTGTTGTCTGCTCCGAGATCACTGCCGTCACCTTCCGAGGCCCCTCCGAGTCCCACCTTGACAGCCTTGTCGGTCAGGCGCTCTTCGGTGATGGTGCCGCAGCCCTGATCGTCGGTGCCGACCCCGACCTAGCCATCGAGCGACCGCTCTTTCAACTCATCTCGGCTAGCCAGACCATCCTCCCCGATTCTGAAGGCGCCATCGATGGCCACTTGAGAGAAGTGGGGCTTACCTTCCACCTACTGAAGGATGTGCCCGGGCTGATATCGAAGAACATCGAGAAGAGTTTGGTTCAGGCTCTGGGGCCCACTGGGATCGATGACTGGAACTCTGTGTTCTGGGTGGCGCACCCAGGAGGGCCGGCAATACTGGACCAGGTGGAGGAGAAGGTGGGACTAAAGAAAGAGAAGATGAGGGCAACAAGGGAGGTGCTGAAGGAATATGGGAACATGTCGAGCGCTTGTGTGCTCTTTATACTCGACGAGATGAGGAGGAGGTCGGCGGAGGAAGGGTTGGCGACCACCGGTGAGGGGTTGGACTGGGGAGTGCTCTTTGGGTTCGGGCCGGGGCTGACGGTCGAGACTGTGGTGCTCCATAGTATGCCCATTGCTTCCCGCTGA